A region from the Osmerus eperlanus chromosome 11, fOsmEpe2.1, whole genome shotgun sequence genome encodes:
- the brip1 gene encoding Fanconi anemia group J protein isoform X4 — protein sequence MPPPTVEYTIGGVKIQFPCKAYPSQLAMMNSIVRGLNHSQHCLLESPTGSGKSLALLCSALAWQQAHLAKLEEGANTQEGKSQAEAKKTDVNTPCQCACHSKATWVPTTPKPAMVDLTVIDTNMGGLNTSPSADKEFKPKSQSLASRLSEKLQSSSDKDDDFQPDRKRIRTPLVDQKGRKRRCLEKGVVFIDDESEEERPGVSGKTWSMELSAQAQSMDLPSACCSPAACSLCPCASPKGGLTGPGGKSSKDKEKDGKKKVPKIFFGTRTHKQITQISHELKRTLYSRVPMTILSSRDHTCVHPEVVPHSNRNERCKELLESKNGYSCRYYHGVHKMREQSTLQGVHGLHQAWDIEDLVRLGGRLRSCSYYAARELMQDALIIFCPYNYLLDPLIRESLEINLKGQIVVLDEAHNIEDCARESASYALSEAQLLVVREELDGMVNHNIRRSHHEPLRAFCCSLINWIKESCSLLAEREYEMSCKVWHGKEVLGIFHVMGITADTFDLLQKHLAAALEKEERVGVVNGKEDVVEIPTISSVSSSILKSLFMVLDYLYRGNSRFAEDYRVALQQTYVWTTQPDVPDAQGFFARPQRRGRRQGGAQRTKTLVHTLSFWCLNPAVAFSDLSECVRTIVLTSGTLSPMGSFSSELGVKFSIQLEASHVISKSQVWVGTIGSGPQGRKLCATFQHAETYAFQDEVGALLLQVCQAVGRGVLCFLPSYKMLDKLRDRWTNTGLWDKLQERKTVITEPRGGAKGDFDQLLQTYYDAIKCCGERDGALLLAVCRGKVSEGLDFTDDNARAVVTIGIPFPNIKDLQVELKMKYNDQHCKARGLLPGSRWYEIQAYRALNQALGRCIRHKNDWGALILVDDRFRNNPNKYITGLSKWVRQLVKHHDTFNGAMQSLTNFSQCQQEAVEGHAGSPSLNGPVSSPASLCLMTLEQPQSDSMVGSLLGAPVPQACPEGPKVCHQTNSSRVLSEVSEPPVVPGCSDDADGRAAEQSPAMPFTPQSSYAKTPTRPLYDLFTSTPTRNRFKKPIFQARDSGRGANQFAKSTLTENKENQQDVTCQIEERQQPSQGQGVCEETNRTEALQSCQGLELSPLQVPLTCEPRQTAVDEDPFLQEGEEDEEDETIFFTPELFEDDEDEGSPQKERGPLSLPKTGCGAGLEGMVVDNHPIFNRTDQVSENILALDDQAKLQVQEQIQGSVKVQGQEQKNQGQNRQGNSRTRKLSRSRQKDPSTLCSAENCAKSCGDGQFQSGKHTLTKTQAQARCHQRGKARVRIGLLTNPSRVVPAQTTNKVTNVGTTKERSANVTCLQTEEAGGEKTVSSANNLISPLLGGMGQDSSCKTGVFCKQYQLALRPTWRRTVKKEQSDLGTTENINRVQFDIVTPEQEGINIQRSCNRKRKRANMASERRKRAYDQTPCTTGLFCTKCSLELLPVAEGVLRSAKCELERLPILGDHISCDVDAKVRCRCTPPSPTQPCDSAALLMVQDLQALQSLRNSLQPFCKNSTAYNAIWDPAECSVTRLLHCIGCASQDPSSASVMAFEIHHPRDPALDQSQPDVPLIKGHRHS from the exons ATGCCTCCACCCACCGTGGAATACACCATAGGAGGGGTGAAGATACAATTTCCCTGCAAGGCTTATCCATCCCAACTGGCCATGATGAATTCA ATCGTTCGAGGGTTGAACCACAGTCAGCACTGTCTTCTGGAGAGCCCTACTGGGAGTGGGAAGAGCCTGGCCCTGCTGTGTTCGGCCCTGGCCTGGCAGCAGGCACACCTTG CtaagcttgaagaaggagccaACACACAGGAGGGGAAAAGCCAAGCTGAGGCCAAAAAAACAGACGTTAACACACCCTGCCAGTGTGCGTGCCACAGCAAGGCCACATGGGTCCCCACTACGCCCAAGCCAGCCATGGTGGACCTGACTGTCATAGACACAAATATGGGGGGACTTAACACATCTCCTTCTGCAGACAAGG AGTTCAAACCCAAGAGTCAGTCATTGGCCTCTCGTCTGTCTGAAAAGCTGCAAAGCTCCTCAGACAAGGACGACGACTTTCAGCCTGACAGAAAACGCATTCGCACCCCATTGGTCGACCAGAAG GGTCGTAAGAGGAGATGTCTGGAGAAGGGGGTGGTCTTCATAGACGAcgagtcagaggaggagaggccaggcGTGTCTGGGAAGACCTGGTCCATGGAGCTGAGCGCCCAGGCCCAGAGCATGGACCTGCCCTCCGCCTGCTGT TCTCCAGCGGCCTGCTCTCTCTGCCCATGTGCCTCGCCCAAAGGAGGGCTAACGGGCCCAGGCGGCAAGTCTTCAAAggacaaagagaaagatggCAAAAAGAAGGTGCCGAAAATCTTCTTTGGCACGCGCACCCACAAGCAGATCACGCAGATCTCCCACGAGCTCAAGCGCACCCTCTACTCCAGGGTGCCCATGACCATCCTGTCCAGCCGAGACCACACCTGCGTCCACCCAGAGGTGGTGCCGCACTCCAACCGCAACGAGCGCTGCAAGGAACTGCTCGAGTCCAAAAAT ggcTACTCGTGCCGCTACTACCACGGAGTGCACAAGATGCGTGAGCAGAGCACGCTGCAGGGGGTCCACGGGCTGCACCAGGCGTGGGACATCGAGGACCTGGTCCGCCTGGGCGGCCGCCTGCGCTCCTGCTCCTACTACGCCGCCCGCGAGCTCATGCAGGACGCCCTCATCATCttctgcccctacaactacctgCTGGACCCCCTCATCAGGGAGagt TTGGAGATCAACCTGAAGGGGCAGATCGTGGTGCTGGACGAGGCCCACAACATTGAGGACTGCGCCCGCGAGAGCGCCAGCTACGCGCTCAGCGAGGCCCAGCTGCTGGTTGTCCGGGAGGAGCTGGACGGCATGGTCAACCACAACATCCGGCGCTCCCACCACGAGCCCCTGCGAGCGTTCTGCTGCAGCCTCATCAA CTGGATAAAGGAGAGCTGCAGTCTGCTGGCAGAGAGGGAGTATGAGATGTCATGCAAGGTGTGGCATGGGAAGGAGGTCCTGGGGATCTTCCATGTCATGGGCATCACCGCTGACACCTTTGACTTGCTGCAG aAGCACCTGGCGGCAgcgctggagaaggaggagcgtGTGGGCGTGGTGAACGGGAAGGAGGACGTGGTGGAGATCCCCACCATCAGCTCCgtgtcctcctccatcctcaagAGCCTGTTCATGGTGCTGGACTACCTCTACAGGGGCAACAGCAG GTTTGCGGAGGACTACCGCGTGGCCCTGCAGCAGACGTACGTGTGGACCACCCAGCCAGACGTCCCAGACGCCCAGGGCTTCTTCGCCCGGCCCCAGCGCAGGGGCCGACGCCAAGGGGGGGCCCAGCGCACCAAGACCCTGGTCCACACGCTCAGCTTCTGGTGCCTCAACCCCGCcgtg GCCTTCTCAgacctgagtgagtgtgtgcgcaccATCGTCCTGACCTCCGGCACGCTGTCGCCCATGGGCTCCTTCTCCTCCGAGCTGGGGGTCAAGTTCTCCATCCAGCTGGAGGCCAGCCACGTCATCAGCAAGTCCCAG gTGTGGGTGGGCACGATTGGCTCGGGGCCGCAGGGGCGCAAGCTGTGCGCCACCTTCCAACACGCGGAGACCTACGCCTTCCAGGACGAGGTGGGCGCCCTGCTGCTGCAGGTGTGCCAGGCTGTGGGCAGGGGCGTGCTCTGCTTCCTGCCCTCTTACAAG ATGCTGGACAAGCTGCGTGATCGCTGGACCAACACAGGCCTCTGGGACAAGCTGCAGGAGAGGAAGACTGTGATCACAGAGCCTCGCGGGGGGGCCAAGGGAGACTTTGACCAGCTGCTGCAGACCTACTATGACGCCATCAAGTgctgtggggagagag ATGGAGCACTGCTCCTGGCCGTGTGCAGGGGCAAGGTGAGCGAAGGGCTTGACTTCACGGACGACAACGCCAGGGCTGTGGTCACCATTGGTATTCCCTTCCCAAACATCAAAGACCTGCAG GTGGAGCTGAAAATGAAGTATAATGATCAGCACTGCAAAGCCAGGGGGCTTCTACCTGGCAGTCGCTGGTATGAGATCCAGGCGTACCGAGCACTGAACCAGGCTCTGGGGAG GTGTATCCGGCACAAGAATGACTGGGGTGCCCTGATTTTGGTGGATGACCGTTTCCGGAACAACCCTAACAAGTACATTACAG GTCTGTCCAAGTGGGTGCGTCAGCTGGTGAAGCACCACGACACCTTTAACGGGGCCATGCAGTCTCTCACCAACTTCTCCCAGTGCCAGCAGGAGGCAGTGGAGGGCCACGCAGGAAGCCCAAGCCTGAATGGCCCAGTCTCATCACCTGCTAGCCTATGTTTAATGACTCTGGAACAGCCGCAATCTGACAGCATGGTGGGCTCTCTCCTCGGAGCCCCAGTACCTCAGGCATGCCCAGAGGGGCCTAAAGTGTGCCATCAGACCAACAGCTCCAGGGTTCTCTCAGAAGTTTCCGAGCCCCCGGTTGTCCCCGGGTGTAGTGATGATGCAG ATGGCAGAGCAGCAGAGCAGAGTCCAGCGATGCCCTTCACCCCTCAGAGCAGTTATGCCAAGACACCAACTCGACCCTTGTATGACCTCTTCACATCCACCCCAACTAGAAACCGCTTCAAGAAACCAATCTTTCAGGCAAGAGACTCTGGCAGGGGTGCCAATCAGTTTGCAAAATCAACCTTAACAGAAAACAAGGAGAACCAGCAGGATGTTACCTGTCAGATCGAAGAAAGGCAACAACCTTCCCAGGGACAAGGTGTTTGCGAAGAGACTAATAGGACAGAGGCCCTGCAATCCTGTCAAGGGTTGGAACTCTCCCCTCTGCAGGTTCCTCTGACCTGTGAACCAAGACAGACTGCTGTGGATGAAGACCCTTTCCtgcaagagggggaggaagacgaggaagaCGAGACTATCTTTTTCACTCCAGAGCTttttgaggatgatgaggatgaaggtagccctcagaaagagagagggccctTGTCTCTTCCCAAGACGGGTTGTGGGGCAGGTCTGGAAGGCATGGTTGTGGACAACCATCCTATCTTTAACCGGACAGACCAGGTGTCTGAAAACATTTTAGCCCTAGACGATCAAGCTAAACTGCAAGTACAGGAACAAATTCAAGGGTCAGTGAAAGTTCAGGGACAAGAGCAGAAGAATCAGGGGCAGAACAGGCAGGGAAACAGCAGGACACGCAAACTGTCCAGGTCCAGACAGAAAGATCCCTCCACCTTATGCTCAG CAGAAAATTGTGCGAAATCTTGTGGGGATGGACAGTTTCAATCTGGGAAACATACTCTAACAAAGACTCAGGCCCAGGCCAGGTGCCACCAGCGTGGAAAAGCCAGGGTCAGAATAGGGCTGCTCACCAATCCCTCTCGGGTTGTTCCAGCTCAGACCACAAATAAGGTGACCAATGTCGGAACAACCAAGGAGCGGTCTGCTAATGTGACCTGTCTGCAGactgaggaggcaggaggagagaagactgtgtcatcagcaaacaacCTGATATCTCCATTGCTAGGTGGTATGGGTCAGGACAGTAGCTGCAAGACTGGAGTATTCTGTAAACAGTACCAGCTAGCTCTCAGACCAACGTGGAGACGTACAGTAAAGAAAGAACAAAGCGATTTGGGCACTACTGAGAATATTAACAGAGTGCAGTTTGACATTGTCACACCGGAGCAGGAAG GTATAAATATACAGAGGTCATGTAATCGGAAGCGGAAAAGAGCTAATATGGCATCTGAAAGAAGAAAG AGAGCTTATGACCAGACACCTTGTACTACAGGACTCTTCTGTACAAAGTGTAGCCTGGAGCTACTGCCAGTGGCAGAGG GTGTGCTGCGCAGTGCCAAATGTGAGCTTGAACGCTTGCCCATTCTGGGGGACCACATATCCTGCGACGTCGATGCCAAAGTTCGGTGTCGGTGCACACCACCCAGTCCCACACAACCGTGTGACTCGGCTGCCCTGCTCATGGTTCAGGACCTCCAAGCCTTGCAGAGCTTAAGGAACTCTCTCCAGCCCTTTTGTAA
- the brip1 gene encoding Fanconi anemia group J protein isoform X3, whose product MPPPTVEYTIGGVKIQFPCKAYPSQLAMMNSIVRGLNHSQHCLLESPTGSGKSLALLCSALAWQQAHLAKLEEGANTQEGKSQAEAKKTDVNTPCQCACHSKATWVPTTPKPAMVDLTVIDTNMGGLNTSPSADKEFKPKSQSLASRLSEKLQSSSDKDDDFQPDRKRIRTPLVDQKGRKRRCLEKGVVFIDDESEEERPGVSGKTWSMELSAQAQSMDLPSACCSPAACSLCPCASPKGGLTGPGGKSSKDKEKDGKKKVPKIFFGTRTHKQITQISHELKRTLYSRVPMTILSSRDHTCVHPEVVPHSNRNERCKELLESKNGYSCRYYHGVHKMREQSTLQGVHGLHQAWDIEDLVRLGGRLRSCSYYAARELMQDALIIFCPYNYLLDPLIRESLEINLKGQIVVLDEAHNIEDCARESASYALSEAQLLVVREELDGMVNHNIRRSHHEPLRAFCCSLINWIKESCSLLAEREYEMSCKVWHGKEVLGIFHVMGITADTFDLLQKHLAAALEKEERVGVVNGKEDVVEIPTISSVSSSILKSLFMVLDYLYRGNSRFAEDYRVALQQTYVWTTQPDVPDAQGFFARPQRRGRRQGGAQRTKTLVHTLSFWCLNPAVAFSDLSECVRTIVLTSGTLSPMGSFSSELGVKFSIQLEASHVISKSQVWVGTIGSGPQGRKLCATFQHAETYAFQDEVGALLLQVCQAVGRGVLCFLPSYKMLDKLRDRWTNTGLWDKLQERKTVITEPRGGAKGDFDQLLQTYYDAIKCCGERDGALLLAVCRGKVSEGLDFTDDNARAVVTIGIPFPNIKDLQVELKMKYNDQHCKARGLLPGSRWYEIQAYRALNQALGRCIRHKNDWGALILVDDRFRNNPNKYITGLSKWVRQLVKHHDTFNGAMQSLTNFSQCQQEAVEGHAGSPSLNGPVSSPASLCLMTLEQPQSDSMVGSLLGAPVPQACPEGPKVCHQTNSSRVLSEVSEPPVVPGCSDDADGRAAEQSPAMPFTPQSSYAKTPTRPLYDLFTSTPTRNRFKKPIFQARDSGRGANQFAKSTLTENKENQQDVTCQIEERQQPSQGQGVCEETNRTEALQSCQGLELSPLQVPLTCEPRQTAVDEDPFLQEGEEDEEDETIFFTPELFEDDEDEGSPQKERGPLSLPKTGCGAGLEGMVVDNHPIFNRTDQVSENILALDDQAKLQVQEQIQGSVKVQGQEQKNQGQNRQGNSRTRKLSRSRQKDPSTLCSAENCAKSCGDGQFQSGKHTLTKTQAQARCHQRGKARVRIGLLTNPSRVVPAQTTNKVTNVGTTKERSANVTCLQTEEAGGEKTVSSANNLISPLLGGMGQDSSCKTGVFCKQYQLALRPTWRRTVKKEQSDLGTTENINRVQFDIVTPEQEGINIQRSCNRKRKRANMASERRKRAYDQTPCTTGLFCTKCSLELLPVAEGVLRSAKCELERLPILGDHISCDVDAKVRCRCTPPSPTQPCDSAALLMVQDLQALQSLRNSLQPFCKNSTAYNAIWDPAECSVTRLLHCIGCASQDPSSASVMAFEIHHPRDPALDQTMHLESSKDPAFLPQQPL is encoded by the exons ATGCCTCCACCCACCGTGGAATACACCATAGGAGGGGTGAAGATACAATTTCCCTGCAAGGCTTATCCATCCCAACTGGCCATGATGAATTCA ATCGTTCGAGGGTTGAACCACAGTCAGCACTGTCTTCTGGAGAGCCCTACTGGGAGTGGGAAGAGCCTGGCCCTGCTGTGTTCGGCCCTGGCCTGGCAGCAGGCACACCTTG CtaagcttgaagaaggagccaACACACAGGAGGGGAAAAGCCAAGCTGAGGCCAAAAAAACAGACGTTAACACACCCTGCCAGTGTGCGTGCCACAGCAAGGCCACATGGGTCCCCACTACGCCCAAGCCAGCCATGGTGGACCTGACTGTCATAGACACAAATATGGGGGGACTTAACACATCTCCTTCTGCAGACAAGG AGTTCAAACCCAAGAGTCAGTCATTGGCCTCTCGTCTGTCTGAAAAGCTGCAAAGCTCCTCAGACAAGGACGACGACTTTCAGCCTGACAGAAAACGCATTCGCACCCCATTGGTCGACCAGAAG GGTCGTAAGAGGAGATGTCTGGAGAAGGGGGTGGTCTTCATAGACGAcgagtcagaggaggagaggccaggcGTGTCTGGGAAGACCTGGTCCATGGAGCTGAGCGCCCAGGCCCAGAGCATGGACCTGCCCTCCGCCTGCTGT TCTCCAGCGGCCTGCTCTCTCTGCCCATGTGCCTCGCCCAAAGGAGGGCTAACGGGCCCAGGCGGCAAGTCTTCAAAggacaaagagaaagatggCAAAAAGAAGGTGCCGAAAATCTTCTTTGGCACGCGCACCCACAAGCAGATCACGCAGATCTCCCACGAGCTCAAGCGCACCCTCTACTCCAGGGTGCCCATGACCATCCTGTCCAGCCGAGACCACACCTGCGTCCACCCAGAGGTGGTGCCGCACTCCAACCGCAACGAGCGCTGCAAGGAACTGCTCGAGTCCAAAAAT ggcTACTCGTGCCGCTACTACCACGGAGTGCACAAGATGCGTGAGCAGAGCACGCTGCAGGGGGTCCACGGGCTGCACCAGGCGTGGGACATCGAGGACCTGGTCCGCCTGGGCGGCCGCCTGCGCTCCTGCTCCTACTACGCCGCCCGCGAGCTCATGCAGGACGCCCTCATCATCttctgcccctacaactacctgCTGGACCCCCTCATCAGGGAGagt TTGGAGATCAACCTGAAGGGGCAGATCGTGGTGCTGGACGAGGCCCACAACATTGAGGACTGCGCCCGCGAGAGCGCCAGCTACGCGCTCAGCGAGGCCCAGCTGCTGGTTGTCCGGGAGGAGCTGGACGGCATGGTCAACCACAACATCCGGCGCTCCCACCACGAGCCCCTGCGAGCGTTCTGCTGCAGCCTCATCAA CTGGATAAAGGAGAGCTGCAGTCTGCTGGCAGAGAGGGAGTATGAGATGTCATGCAAGGTGTGGCATGGGAAGGAGGTCCTGGGGATCTTCCATGTCATGGGCATCACCGCTGACACCTTTGACTTGCTGCAG aAGCACCTGGCGGCAgcgctggagaaggaggagcgtGTGGGCGTGGTGAACGGGAAGGAGGACGTGGTGGAGATCCCCACCATCAGCTCCgtgtcctcctccatcctcaagAGCCTGTTCATGGTGCTGGACTACCTCTACAGGGGCAACAGCAG GTTTGCGGAGGACTACCGCGTGGCCCTGCAGCAGACGTACGTGTGGACCACCCAGCCAGACGTCCCAGACGCCCAGGGCTTCTTCGCCCGGCCCCAGCGCAGGGGCCGACGCCAAGGGGGGGCCCAGCGCACCAAGACCCTGGTCCACACGCTCAGCTTCTGGTGCCTCAACCCCGCcgtg GCCTTCTCAgacctgagtgagtgtgtgcgcaccATCGTCCTGACCTCCGGCACGCTGTCGCCCATGGGCTCCTTCTCCTCCGAGCTGGGGGTCAAGTTCTCCATCCAGCTGGAGGCCAGCCACGTCATCAGCAAGTCCCAG gTGTGGGTGGGCACGATTGGCTCGGGGCCGCAGGGGCGCAAGCTGTGCGCCACCTTCCAACACGCGGAGACCTACGCCTTCCAGGACGAGGTGGGCGCCCTGCTGCTGCAGGTGTGCCAGGCTGTGGGCAGGGGCGTGCTCTGCTTCCTGCCCTCTTACAAG ATGCTGGACAAGCTGCGTGATCGCTGGACCAACACAGGCCTCTGGGACAAGCTGCAGGAGAGGAAGACTGTGATCACAGAGCCTCGCGGGGGGGCCAAGGGAGACTTTGACCAGCTGCTGCAGACCTACTATGACGCCATCAAGTgctgtggggagagag ATGGAGCACTGCTCCTGGCCGTGTGCAGGGGCAAGGTGAGCGAAGGGCTTGACTTCACGGACGACAACGCCAGGGCTGTGGTCACCATTGGTATTCCCTTCCCAAACATCAAAGACCTGCAG GTGGAGCTGAAAATGAAGTATAATGATCAGCACTGCAAAGCCAGGGGGCTTCTACCTGGCAGTCGCTGGTATGAGATCCAGGCGTACCGAGCACTGAACCAGGCTCTGGGGAG GTGTATCCGGCACAAGAATGACTGGGGTGCCCTGATTTTGGTGGATGACCGTTTCCGGAACAACCCTAACAAGTACATTACAG GTCTGTCCAAGTGGGTGCGTCAGCTGGTGAAGCACCACGACACCTTTAACGGGGCCATGCAGTCTCTCACCAACTTCTCCCAGTGCCAGCAGGAGGCAGTGGAGGGCCACGCAGGAAGCCCAAGCCTGAATGGCCCAGTCTCATCACCTGCTAGCCTATGTTTAATGACTCTGGAACAGCCGCAATCTGACAGCATGGTGGGCTCTCTCCTCGGAGCCCCAGTACCTCAGGCATGCCCAGAGGGGCCTAAAGTGTGCCATCAGACCAACAGCTCCAGGGTTCTCTCAGAAGTTTCCGAGCCCCCGGTTGTCCCCGGGTGTAGTGATGATGCAG ATGGCAGAGCAGCAGAGCAGAGTCCAGCGATGCCCTTCACCCCTCAGAGCAGTTATGCCAAGACACCAACTCGACCCTTGTATGACCTCTTCACATCCACCCCAACTAGAAACCGCTTCAAGAAACCAATCTTTCAGGCAAGAGACTCTGGCAGGGGTGCCAATCAGTTTGCAAAATCAACCTTAACAGAAAACAAGGAGAACCAGCAGGATGTTACCTGTCAGATCGAAGAAAGGCAACAACCTTCCCAGGGACAAGGTGTTTGCGAAGAGACTAATAGGACAGAGGCCCTGCAATCCTGTCAAGGGTTGGAACTCTCCCCTCTGCAGGTTCCTCTGACCTGTGAACCAAGACAGACTGCTGTGGATGAAGACCCTTTCCtgcaagagggggaggaagacgaggaagaCGAGACTATCTTTTTCACTCCAGAGCTttttgaggatgatgaggatgaaggtagccctcagaaagagagagggccctTGTCTCTTCCCAAGACGGGTTGTGGGGCAGGTCTGGAAGGCATGGTTGTGGACAACCATCCTATCTTTAACCGGACAGACCAGGTGTCTGAAAACATTTTAGCCCTAGACGATCAAGCTAAACTGCAAGTACAGGAACAAATTCAAGGGTCAGTGAAAGTTCAGGGACAAGAGCAGAAGAATCAGGGGCAGAACAGGCAGGGAAACAGCAGGACACGCAAACTGTCCAGGTCCAGACAGAAAGATCCCTCCACCTTATGCTCAG CAGAAAATTGTGCGAAATCTTGTGGGGATGGACAGTTTCAATCTGGGAAACATACTCTAACAAAGACTCAGGCCCAGGCCAGGTGCCACCAGCGTGGAAAAGCCAGGGTCAGAATAGGGCTGCTCACCAATCCCTCTCGGGTTGTTCCAGCTCAGACCACAAATAAGGTGACCAATGTCGGAACAACCAAGGAGCGGTCTGCTAATGTGACCTGTCTGCAGactgaggaggcaggaggagagaagactgtgtcatcagcaaacaacCTGATATCTCCATTGCTAGGTGGTATGGGTCAGGACAGTAGCTGCAAGACTGGAGTATTCTGTAAACAGTACCAGCTAGCTCTCAGACCAACGTGGAGACGTACAGTAAAGAAAGAACAAAGCGATTTGGGCACTACTGAGAATATTAACAGAGTGCAGTTTGACATTGTCACACCGGAGCAGGAAG GTATAAATATACAGAGGTCATGTAATCGGAAGCGGAAAAGAGCTAATATGGCATCTGAAAGAAGAAAG AGAGCTTATGACCAGACACCTTGTACTACAGGACTCTTCTGTACAAAGTGTAGCCTGGAGCTACTGCCAGTGGCAGAGG GTGTGCTGCGCAGTGCCAAATGTGAGCTTGAACGCTTGCCCATTCTGGGGGACCACATATCCTGCGACGTCGATGCCAAAGTTCGGTGTCGGTGCACACCACCCAGTCCCACACAACCGTGTGACTCGGCTGCCCTGCTCATGGTTCAGGACCTCCAAGCCTTGCAGAGCTTAAGGAACTCTCTCCAGCCCTTTTGTAA